One window of the Pedobacter ginsengisoli genome contains the following:
- the fucP gene encoding L-fucose:H+ symporter permease, whose amino-acid sequence MFRTENGKSYLMPFIFICSLFLLWGFAHGLLDVLDKHFQNILHVSKAESGFIQFSLYIGYLVMAVPAGLFMKRFGYQKGIILGLVLFAIGAFLFYPAAKLQAFIPFLLALFVLACGLACLETAANPYSTILGPKEYAARRINISQSFNGLGWILGPLMGGLFIFGTEHTPGVDKFDSLVRPYMLVGGIVVVVALVFMLIKLPEVKEASETETAEDPPMRNLLKHPAFVLAVIAQFLYVAAQTGVNSFFINYVTETIPNVTGPVQNIMQHLGWFGEVFTPKNPEQAASLILAIGGMGLFWIGRLSGSYMMKYLSPQKLLGIYAVVNTVLVFIVLLEIGWFSVVALFLTYFFMSIMFPTIFALGVYDLGPLTKKGASFLVMAVAGGAFCPPVMGLIGDNFGMSIAFVIPMVCFAFIAWYAIKGIGKKIEAKNIALQHH is encoded by the coding sequence ATGTTTAGAACAGAAAATGGCAAGAGCTATCTTATGCCTTTTATATTCATATGCAGCTTGTTTTTATTGTGGGGTTTTGCACATGGACTGCTGGATGTGCTTGATAAGCATTTCCAGAATATTTTACATGTATCAAAAGCGGAATCGGGCTTTATACAATTTTCTTTGTACATCGGATACCTGGTAATGGCTGTGCCGGCAGGACTATTCATGAAACGGTTTGGTTATCAGAAAGGAATCATTTTAGGTCTGGTATTGTTTGCCATTGGTGCATTTCTGTTTTATCCAGCTGCAAAACTACAGGCATTTATTCCGTTTCTACTTGCTTTGTTTGTACTGGCATGTGGACTGGCTTGTCTGGAAACTGCCGCTAACCCTTATTCAACTATTTTAGGGCCAAAAGAATATGCCGCCAGAAGGATCAATATATCTCAATCTTTTAATGGATTGGGATGGATTTTAGGGCCATTAATGGGAGGACTGTTCATTTTTGGTACTGAACATACCCCTGGGGTAGATAAGTTTGATTCGCTTGTAAGGCCATATATGTTGGTAGGCGGAATTGTTGTGGTAGTTGCATTGGTTTTTATGCTGATCAAACTTCCTGAGGTTAAAGAAGCCAGTGAGACCGAGACTGCAGAAGACCCACCTATGCGCAATTTATTAAAACATCCGGCTTTTGTGTTGGCTGTAATTGCCCAATTTCTTTATGTAGCTGCTCAGACCGGAGTTAATTCATTCTTTATTAACTATGTAACCGAGACAATACCTAACGTAACAGGGCCGGTTCAAAATATAATGCAGCATTTAGGTTGGTTTGGCGAAGTATTTACACCTAAAAATCCTGAACAGGCCGCTTCTTTAATTCTTGCAATAGGAGGAATGGGGCTTTTCTGGATTGGTCGCTTATCAGGTTCATACATGATGAAATACCTGTCGCCACAAAAACTTCTTGGAATATATGCTGTGGTAAATACAGTGTTGGTATTTATAGTGTTGTTAGAAATAGGATGGTTCTCGGTAGTGGCACTGTTTCTTACTTACTTTTTTATGTCGATAATGTTTCCAACAATCTTTGCCTTAGGTGTATATGATTTGGGACCACTTACAAAAAAGGGAGCATCATTTTTAGTAATGGCTGTTGCAGGTGGTGCATTTTGTCCACCGGTTATGGGACTTATTGGCGACAATTTCGGCATGTCTATAGCCTTTGTAATACCAATGGTATGTTTCGCATTTATTGCATGGTACGCCATCAAAGGGATAGGGAAAAAAATAGAAGCAAAGAACATTGCTCTGCAACATCATTAA